A single region of the Tigriopus californicus strain San Diego chromosome 8, Tcal_SD_v2.1, whole genome shotgun sequence genome encodes:
- the LOC131885857 gene encoding C-1-tetrahydrofolate synthase, cytoplasmic-like: MSAQVVSGQTAAAELRQSLAAKVREIQAKAPGFQPALTIVQVGGREDSNVYIRMKVKAGDEVGVRVNHLKLPPTITESELLNKLCALNDDPGVHGIIVQMPLDCQSPIDSHLITNAVVPQKDVDGLGLVNQGQVATHVSGDGFVPCTPAGCLHLIRLCRSDLSGLNAVVIGRSKIVGTPVAELLKWQNATVTVVHSKTNDLAGHVKRADILVVAMGRPELVQGDWIKPGAIVIDCGINAIPDASKKSGQRLVGDVQFEAASQRAAFITPVPGGVGPMTVAYLMNNTFVAAKRAWEKSVMSNWSLRYLPLNPEDKVPSDIDIARSQTAKDISILADEIGLVSSEVDLYGKKKAKISLDVLKRLKDRQNGNYVVVAGVTPTNLGEGKSTTTVGLAQALGSQSKKNVFACIRQPSQGPMFGMKGGAAGGGYSQVIPMEEFNLHLTGDNHAVTAANNLLAAQIDTRMFHEQTQTPKALFDRLVPRKGGKRVFCDHQLRRLERLGINKTDPDDLDESERDRFAVLDIDPDTITWQRVIDTNDRMLRKITVGQSATEAGKGGKTRDTHFDISVGSEIMAILALTSGLQDMKDRFARIVVASDKSGNPVTADDLGVVGALAVLMKDTVRPNLLQTLEGTPAFVHAGPFANIAHGNSSILADQIALKLVGKSGFVVTEAGFGADIGMEKFMNIKCRTSGLSPNAVVLVATIRALKMHGGGPDVTASGPIPEVYSTENLPLVEQGFSNLKKQIENARKFGVPVVVAINVFHFDSQSELDLVKRLSLENGAFDAVECRHFALGGKGAADLAEAVDRACKSPSEFKFLYDLDLPIDEKIAIIAKEIYGADGIVLLDEAKTKLERYTRQGFGNLPICMAKTHRSLTGDEKLKGAPTGFTITIRDIRASVGAGFLYPLVGTISTMPGLPTRPIFFDIDIDAVTGEISGLS, encoded by the exons ATGTCTGCTCAAGTGGTTTCGGGTCAAACCGCAGCGGCCGAACTCCGACAGAGCTTGGCGGCCAAAGTCCGGGAAATCCAGGCCAAAGCGCCCGGATTTCAACCCGCCTTAACCATTGTTCAAGTAGGCGGGCGTGAGGACTCGAATGTCTATATTCGAATGAAAGTCAAGGCCGGCGATGAAGTAGGCGTTCGTGTCAATCATCTCAAGCTTCCCCC GACAATCACGGAGAGCGAATTGTTGAACAAACTGTGCGCGCTGAACGACGATCCCGGAGTGCATGGAATCATCGTACAAATGCCTTTGGACTGCCAAAGCCCAATTGATAGTCATTTGATCACCAACGCAGTTGTGCCCCAGAAAGATGTGGATGGACTTGGTTTGGTCAACCAAGGTCAGGTGGCTACCCATGTCAGTGGAGACGGTTTTGTGCCTTGTACACCAGCCGGGTGTCTCCATTTGATTCGACTTTGCCGTTCGGATTTGTCTGGACTGAATGCTGTGGTTATCG GTCGGAGTAAGATTGTGGGCACTCCTGTGGCGGAACTACTCAAATGGCAAAACGCCACGGTGACCGTGGTTCATTCCAAGACGAACGATTTAGCCGGTCATGTCAAGCGAGCGGATATTTTAGTAGTGGCCATGGGTCGACCCGAATTAGTCCAAGGCGATTGGATCAAGCCTGGCGCCATCGTGATTGATTGTGGGATTAATGCTATTCCGGATGCGTCCAAGAAGAGCGGCCAACGTCTGGTGGGTGATGTCCAATTTGAGGCCGCCTCTCAACGAGCCGCTTTCATTACCCCGGTTCCTGGAGGGGTAGGACCCATGACCGTGGCCTATCTCATGAACAATACTTTTGTTGCCGCCAAACGAGCTTGGGAAAAGTCAGTCATGTCCAATTGGAGCTTGAGATATTTGCCTTTGAATCCTGAAGACAAG GTTCCATCGGATATTGATATTGCTCGGTCACAAACGGCCAAGGACATTTCAATCTTAGCCGATGAGATTGGCTTGGTCTCTTCGGAAGTGGATCTTTACgggaagaagaaggccaagatcTCTTTAGATGTACTGAAAAGACTAAAAGATCGTCAAAACGGAAATTACGTAGTCGTCGCAG GCGTGACCCCGACAAACTTAGGCGAAGGCAAGAGCACGACAACCGTGGGTTTGGCTCAAGCTTTGGGAAGTCAGTCAAAAAAGAACGTGTTTGCTTGTATTCGCCAACCGTCCCAAGGTCCAATGTTCGGAATGAAGGGTGGAGCAGCAGGAGGAGGATATTCTCAA gTCATTCCGATGGAAGAGTTCAACCTTCACTTGACCGGAGATAACCACGCGGTCACGGCAGCTAACAACTTATTAGCCGCTCAAATTGATACCAGGATGTTCCACGAGCAAACTCAAACTCCCAAGGCTTTGTTTGACCGATTGGTTCCCAGGAAAGGCGGAAAGCGAGTGTTTTGTGATCATCAGTTGCGAAGACTCGAGCGGTTGGGTATCAATAAGACAGATCCTGACGACTTGGACGAGTCGGAGAGGGATCGCTTCGCCGTTTTAGATATCGATCCGGACACGATCACTTGGCAGAGAGTGATTGATACCAATGATCGAATGTTGAGAAAAATCACTGTCGGACAATCTGCCACGGAAGCGGGCAAAGGTGGAAAAACGAGAGATACCCA CTTCGATATATCTGTGGGAAGCGAAATTATGGCCATTTTGGCCTTGACCTCCGGTCTCCAAGATATGAAAGACCGTTTTGCGAGGATTGTGGTTGCTTCGGATAAGTCCGGTAATCCTGTGACTGCCGATGATTTGGGCGTGGTTGGGGCCTTGGCAGTACTTATGAAGGATACGGTAAGGCCGAACTTGCTCCAAACCTTGGAAGGAACACCCGCATTCGTTCATGCTGGACCGTTTGCCAATATCGCCCATGGAAATTCGTCCATTTTGGCTgatcaaattgctttgaaattggtGGGGAAAAGCGGATTTGTCGTCACCGAGGCGGGCTTCGGAGCTGATATCGGCATGGAGAAGTTCATGAACATCAAGTGTCGAACATCTGGCCTTTCTCCCAACGCAGTTGTACTAGTGGCAACCATCCGAGCCTTGAAAATGCATGGTGGAGGCCCAGATGTGACGGCCTCGGGTCCAATTCCGGAAGTATATTCGACTGAGAATCTTCCTTTAGTAGAGCAAGGATTCAGTAATCTCAAGAAACAGATTGAAAATGCCAGGAAGTTCGGTGTCCCCGTGGTTGTTGCCATCAACGTCTTCCATTTTGATAGTCAAAGCGAGTTGGACCTGGTGAAGCGTCTGTCCTTGGAAAACGGGGCCTTTGATGCCGTTGAATGTCGCCATTTTGCTTTGGGAGGCAAAGGAGCAGCGGATCTCGCTGAAGCCGTGGATAGGGCTTGTAAATCTCCCTCGGAGTTCAAGTTCTTGTACGATTTGGATTTGCCGATTGACGAGAAGATTGCCATCATTGCCAAGGAGATCTATGGCGCCGACGGAATCGTGCTTCTGGATGAAGCCAAGACGAAATTGGAACGCTACACCCGACAAGGATTTGGAAATCTACCTATTTGCATGGCCAAGACTCATCGATCTCTGACTGGAGATGAGAAGCTAAAAGGAGCTCCAACCGGATTCACCATCACCATTCGAGATATTCGGGCGAGTGTTGGAGCCGGTTTCTTGTATCCTCTGGTGGGGACGATTTCCACTATGCCTGGGTTGCCGACAAGACCCATCTTTTTTGACATCGACATTGACGCAGTGACTGGTGAAATCAGCGGACTCTCGTAA